ACTGACCTCTGCGAAAGATAAATGACTGCactttctgttttaaaaaaaaatgttttcctttgcaAGGAAAATGTACTTGTATGTTtttaatgcagttttttttatccttttttttttttttgtaggttaaTTTTCATATTGAGCCATACAAAGACCGAGATGATGTTAATCTACGTGACAATATTAAGTATATTGTTGACAAGTATGTTTTTATACTTAGTTCCAGTGTGCCATGCTacctattttgttttattttgctcagcacgtttttttctttattcatgtGACTTATGCTTATATAATGCATTTCTAAAAATGGAAAGATTGTGGTTGATGCACATTATCAAAAATATGCCACATTGGTTAGACCTACataaacaaatgaggaggaaggaCAAGTGGCGTCATAAGGTTTAGAAGGCCAATTAGATATCTGCCTTAATTTTACAATGTGTCCTAAAAAGAAACATGTTGGCAGATCAGCCTAGCACCTAGGACAACCAAAGCCAAAATGGTTAACTATGCCGCATTACTATTTAACCCAGTATTGGCTGGTGGAGCCTGACATTCTTAGTTTGTTCCTCCTAGACAGGAATAGGAAATAATCCTCTCCTGTACTTGGCCAGCTTTATACTTTAATTCATAATATCCTTCAAATATTTCCCTGACTACACATAGAATCCATGTGGAAAGCTGAATGGTGAGCTGTACCTGAAAGATGTGGCTCATTGCCTGTCTGACAAAGACCTTATTTATCAACAAGTAACGAATGTATGCAGTATCCAGTTACGAAATTTGTCTGCTGTTAAatatatattgtcaaaagtattgggacgcctgcctttacgcaTACGTGAAGTTTAAAACCGTCTAAGTCCGTGGGGTTCATTATTAActtggccccaccctttgcagctataaccgcttcaactcttttggCAAGGCtgcctacaaggtttaggagtatgttTATGGTAAGGTTTGACCgtacttccagaagcgcatttttgtaaggtcaggcactgatgttggacaagaaggcctgtctTGTAGTCGCcactctctaattcatcccaacagTATTCTATCGAGTTGAGATCAGGACTATGTGCagggcagtcaagttcctccaccccaaactcgctcacccatgtctttatagatcttgtttggggattatggtgtggggttgtcttttcatgggttgggcttggccccttagttccagtgaaaggaacgcttaaggcgtcggcataccaagacattttggacaatttaatgctcccaactttgtggcatgtttggggatggtcccttcaaCATGACTGCAGACccatacacaaagcaaggtccataaagacatggatgcgcGTGttcagggtggaggaacttgactggcctgcatagatttctgacctcaacccgattgaacacctttgggatgaatttgaatgGAGACTGCGAGCCTGGCCTTCttttccaacatcagtgcctgacctcacaaatgcgcttctgaaagaatggtcaaacatttccatagacactctcctaaaccttgtggacagccttaccagaagagttggagctgttatagctgcaaagggtgggccaacggtAGTGGAGAAAACGATCTGGTGTGCTGGACTGATGggcaggaagtcgagtgagggCATGATGGCCCCCACTCAGCTCAATGctcttggaggaccggagcaaaGTCGAACCTCACTGCCTTAAATGGcccgttcttttattttttgtataaaagtgCTATACGGACCTCAATTGCAAACTTCATAGTGGATTGCAACCTGTGGCCAACCCCTCACTGGTGCATTTTTTTATGGTTTGCTTTCCTCTCCTGCTGTCTGTTAAGAGGGTGTGGATGTGCTCTGCATGGCCATAACAAATGACTTTGCGGAGCACAGATATGAAGCTGAGCCATTGGTCTACATACCATTGGCAGAACTTCTCTCTTGAAGCAGTATTTAACCCAAAAGCAAACTTTtattatatattgcagtttaccagttcttagatgtgataTCGGAATTGGTTTCTCTTTTAGGCTTGCTTCTATTTTGATCTgatgatccagccagcaagtctgttgtttttcaaaagaacaagctctcccgcAGAATCTATTAGTTTACGTGGATGAGACAAAAACACTTAACACTGCCAGGGGTGATTAAGATGATCAACTTTCATTTCTTCATGTAAAGCCTTTatcccaaagggaaaaaaaaactgtttcctgTAACCGATCATAAAATGTGAGCTGGCGTTGCAGTTTGTTTATCCAAATATGTTGGCACATTTAACACTAACCCCACCCCAAAGACAagactgacagtgctgctgtGCCTCTTCTGCTTATTCATTCGGTTGTGTTGTGAGATGTGATTCACTAATGCAGGAGGTGTGGTACTGGCCAGATTACCagttgaaaacaaaaaataaataaatactgatgcagccaccacaattAATGATTGATAAGCTTAAATATAATAATGTTTTgcatttgggtttaatactgtgtTGTCAGAGCAGAAAGCaaaatggacacatttttatacaGTAGATGCAGGAAAACTTTAGCCAGTATCTCTAAATGTAATAAttagcattttgttttttttattagtatattggtttgtttgttgaatttttgttgcTAACTTTTTGTTATCTACCTTTTTATCTTAGGTATGGAAACCATCCTGCATTTTACAGATATAAAACTAATTCTGGCAAAAATGTGCCTATGTTTTATATTTATGATTCCTATATAACAAGTCCTGACAAGTGGGCTAATTTGTTCTCAGCATCAGGATCCCTAAGTATTCGGAATACGCCATATGATGGACTTTTTATTGCTTTGCTTGTAGAAGAAAAACATAAGTTTGATATAAAAAGTAGTGGTTTTGATGGGATTTATACATACTTCGCCACCAATGGTTTTACCTATGGATCCTCGCATCAACACTGGCCAAGTTTGAAAGAGTTTTGTGATTCTAATAATTTGATATTTATTCCAAGTGTTGGACCTGGGTACATAGATACCAGCATACGTCCTTGGAATTTTAAAAATACAAGAAACAGAATTAATGGCAAATACTACGAGACTGCTCTTAATGCAGCATTATTGGTGCGACCAAGTATCGTTTCTATTACATCTTTCAATGAATGGCATGAAGGAACTCAGATTGAAGCAGCAGTTCCAAAAAAGAATCCACAGATGAAATATGAGGACTACTTGCCCCATAAACCTAGCATTTATCTGGATATCACCAGAAAATGGTCTGAAAAATACATGAAGGAACGTGAACAATGGCTGGTTTAAATAGTGGTTAGATCTATGTTGAGTTAATTGGTATTCAGGACATTGAAATTCCTCCTTATGAAATAGGTTTTCTCATTAATAACTGATTTTGTATAGTTGCTGGCAGTGCCTACCTAGAGGAGTTGGCCTATCTGGGAAAACTGAATTGGTTTGGGAAACTTTAACTTtctcattaaagcggatgtccgctgaaaaaaaaaatattaaatgccagcagctacaagtactgcagctgctgacttttaatattaggacacttacctgtcctggagtccagcgccgttcgTAGCAGAGGACGATAAATCGCTCGtcgctctgctgcccccccccccgccatcctcggtgagggaaccaggaagtgaagtgctccggcttcactgcccagttccctacagcgcatgcgcgagtcgcgctacgcctgccgattggcttctACTGTGTACTGggggccgagtgttcccagaacacaacggggggggggggtgacgtcatgcccgcagtctgcccgagactgtgtggccggaagtgggtgcaaatgcctcccccctgaaaggtgtcaaatgtgacaccggagggggggggggggttccgatcagcggtagttccactttagggtggagctccgctttaagcctctATGATTGTATTATTTGCAGCAGGCAAAACCTCCATGTTACCTAAATCAAAATTAGTGCTGCCGATACATTTCCCAAGATTCAAAATGACgagaaaatattttatatttgaaaACTATATTAAATTCTAAGTGTTAATTGAAGTAATTTCTTGCACTATAATTTGCAAACCACTGTTGTAATATATAGTTTTTGTATAGTAATGTTATACCTTGTTTGTTAAAGGTAGATACAATGTAGACCAGGTGGAAATATTATGACACTCACTCTTGTCACTCAGATCCTAAGACATTCATAAGTTCTAATAAACAATCTTGACAACATTGGTGGTATACGTGTGGCAAGTATCTGTTCATACCTCTAAATGCTGGGCTATTTTAACTACACATGTTTTTATGCTAATTTTTATGATGATGATAAAGTTGAAAGAAAACAACGTCCATTGAAAACATCGAAATTAAAACCTGCACCCTCTGAACCCTAAATTCATAGCTGAACCACGGAGAGGCAAAAAAACATTGAGTGTGGTCCAGTTTGCAGTTTTTGCAATTTTTGGaaattaataatataattttaaacattttctcATCTGGGTATCATTTACAGTACATGTTTGATATAATTaagcacaacatgcagaagagccGCTGTGTGACCCTTTGTAAATTTAGTGTTTTGATGCTGTACATGCATTTGCTTGCAGCTGACATTAATTAAGCATATGACCAGGGTTTTATTAGCTTCAAAACTGTGGGTGTACGTACTGGACATTaggattattataaaaaaaacagaatacagCAGTGCAGAAAACTgactttctcttatcgtccatggacagacacagcctcttcaagtcttgacaagtgggttatgttccctgtttacaggagaggactaggcagaaacatgttagatattcagatacatgttattttaacagagttgaacagccccgcccagggggcgatcCCTCTGAACAAACccacctccctgcagcatgcagccacagtttcgttctgcctagcaaaggaggacGTTGTATGGCTCCCTtctgggcccagcgccctgaggaaaagattttattttatttgtctttttgagaatcttctatcaactgtcggctgagagacaggctggatatataaatccttgtagtcttctcagttcTGCCAGCGAGCGTGAGTGCAcgcctttgcaaagaggctgggtctgccacgacatgccccatgactcctggggtggccggtgagctttgctccgaggtccacatatgactgggctgtggtgttgtctcacacagtggaccggaccgacagctacctccaacaCGGTTGTATGCCTGTCTGGAATGTGTCAGTGAGTCCTCgtgtggacgggtaagtacagtccctcccgcttaggtGGGGTGGTACGGttgagcattcctggggtttgggccTATCCTCCTTTCCCTGCTCCCTTTTCCCTCTGCTGTATTACATTACTGCTGTCTGGGTGGGGGTGGGCACCTTACTGAGGGGACTGTGCGTCTGGCCTATGTTTTGTTTAATGCTGGGGGTCTTTTTTTCTAGAGGAGTTTTGGAACTGTGTAGCCTCTTTAGGCTTTCGCTTTTTAAAATGCTGCCTTTTGGCGGCGCTGGCGTTTTTTTGGGGGTAATTTTCAGTTTCTATTAAAAATCCCATTGGcgaccattttgttgtagccgcgcTATGGTACAGCTTACTATTGCGGTGGGCCATTTCCCTGTGGTCGCGTCAGGCTCCATATGCAgcgttcggcggccatcttggctgAGCCTTCGGCCTCTAGTGCTAATTCCTACGGCGCCGGTCTCCTTACGATTGCAGCTTACATCACAGTCTTTCTTCCACTCACACAAGCTGTGTGCTGAGGACGGGCAGCGGCACTGAGCAGTCTCCTCCTgtggtggtgagtcccctgggtaacccccccgtTCAGCCCAGCAGGAGGGTGGGTTTTTAGTTTTGGTCTGAACAGGGCCCTGGGAGCTTCCttaatggagtcagtatctggtccttcttccccaaacatgaCAGAGGTTGCAGCTGGTGCTTCTGCACCTGCGGTTCctatagatcagggatatgcaattagcggacctccagctgttgcaaaactacaagtcccatcatgcttctgcctctgggtgttatgcttgtggctgtcagagtcttgctatgcctcatgggatttgtagttttgcaacatctggaggtccgctaattgcatatccccgctataGACACTTTGTTGGCAGTCCTAgaaacatttgttgccagggtggaagcggcgtgtcggcgtaaggggggtaaaaagcgcccccgctatcccctggggaatgctctgattCAGACCAGGACCTGGATGTGGCTCAGGTACCTGGTTCTGTTTTATCTGAAGATGTGGACCAGGGCCTTCCTTGTAAAGAAGACCTCTTAACTGGGTCGGTGCATGATAAGGCACTTGTTAGTGAGCTTAtcaatgctgtaagggactcccttaagctggatagtgcagctgaggcttccGCTGAGGGCTTGGTCTTTTTTGGATCGCACAAATCAGACTgctctgtgaaggtttttccttatgtgcccttctttgataaattcattgatgcggaatgggaaaagccgcagaaggcttttgttcccccccccccccccccgcctggcggTTCGGTACCCCTTTTGAGGAGAACCTTTTAAAAAAGTGGGCTTCTTCtctggtggtggaccctccggttgCCCGGTTAAATAAGGGGAgccaagcaccttgaggcgattaagttcgcatttgttgcgctatataagttactcccTCACACTCACTCACCACTCTCCCTATAGAGGGTACCCCTGCTTTTAGGGATCAGACTGATAGGAGATCCGAAGCACTGACCctctccatgtttaccatgctggggtctgccttgcggcctattgtggccactaccctggtgtctcagacacttactgaatggACAAAATGTTTGCGCCAGTCTGCGGAGGAGGACCAACTCCCACCCCGAAGTTATTAGACTGGCAGCACCCttgatatccagggcttctgtttcggcTGTGGTTTTACTCCGCCTtctttggctaaaatgctggtctgcggaccaggcctcaaaaaaagccctggcggatttacctttcaaaggtgggaggctttttgggtcttcactggacgacattatcaaggatgtcacgggaggtaagagcacgctcctccctcagtcctccaAGGGGAAGAAACCCGGGCCAGGTCCTTCCTTTCCCACTCAGAAgcagtattttcgtcagtcagggttcgtgggtaaaccctcccaggccggCAAAGGCTCAGCTGCGGGACAGAAACATCCCTGGGTGCTTAAGCCGAACAACCTGGCACCCAAGCCCGCCACTGCATGAAGGCttgactcatgggtggggggacggcttcgctGGTTCACGATTCAGTGAAACTCTGCTCTCCGATCAATGGGTCtgtgaggtggtctcttcggggtacaagatagttttcctatcccccaaacagattctttccttcAGGTCTCGCTCTCCTACTGGCTCGTTGGGCTGCCCTGTTGGAGGCAGTACAGGACTTGCTAAGTTGCGGGTAATTTTACCCGTTCCACAGGACcagaggtttcagggattttattcgAATCTGCTCTAAATGCCTTTGTGAAAGTAAGTCTGCGTGGAATCCATTcgctcggtggtagctgcgctccacccggggggactttctggcatccttggacataaaggacgcatacttgcatgtcccaatctgCGCAAGTCACCAGTGTTTTTTGTGTTGTGCGAtcgggaggaccactatcagtttgtggccctcccttttttgcctggcgtcggcaccaagagttttcaccaaggtgctcgcaccgatcctagctttgctgagacagcgaggcattgccatcgtgggctacttagatgTTCttttgagagcagcttctggctcagatttaaaggaggacgtgtctataaccagccagaccctccaagaaaTTGAGTGGGGGTTGAACgttcagaagtcggtcctggttccgactcagcatTTGGAATATCTGGGGTTGATCCTGGACTTCTCGGAAGCGAGGGTCTTTTTAcccctggaaaaattgcagacccttcagtctgcagtgagagtgttggcatcccgcaaatgATCGTCTTTCCGATTTTTGCATGCTAGTTCTGGGCCTCATGGCGGCCTCGTTCGAagcagtaccgtatgcccagttccacactagagtactacagagggagatcctgtccaaatggaacaaatctccattgtcgctggatcgccagattcaggtcagccacctggtcagggcctctctgaattggtggctgagatccccggctctttggtcagggaagtcgtttcttccttttcagtggacggtgattacgacggacgccagcctcacgggctgggggggggcgtctgggggtccagtcggcccagagtTGTTGGACTCTAGAAGAATCCCGTCTACCGATCAATGTCTTGGAACTTTGAGCGATCAGACTATGCCTCTCCTCATGGTCGAAGAGCTTGCCAGGTTGCccgatcaggatccagtcggacaacaccactgcggtggcttatgtcaaccatcaggggggaactcgGAGCTTGGCTGCAACgtccgaggtcgctcacatcctaaggtgggcggaAAGAAGCGTGTCGGCCGTCTACATTCCAGGCGTGGAAacctggcaggcagactacctgagtcgccagatgctggatcagggagaatggtcattgcatccggaggtgtttcaactcctttgcaggaggtggggcaccTTGGCGGCTACCAAtgagggaggaccttctgtctcaaggtcccatactccatcctgctttacagtcgctggcttcaacgacatggctattgaaagccaggttctaAGGGACCAAggtctttccgactcggtcatTCCAACCATGTTGAGAGCATAAAAGTCTTctaggaagatctaccatcgcacctggaaggcctacatctctatgtgcgaagagatgagttggcgtccacggacgtattcggtGTCCAGGATCCTGCTGGTTTTTACAGCGTGGTGTGGATCAGAAGCTTGCCTTAAACAccattaacctccttagcggtaatcccgagtctggctcacacagtgccccgtgtgccgccgatctccgttccctgcgacgttacgacgcacgggggcggagaatggcgcca
The sequence above is drawn from the Rana temporaria chromosome 4, aRanTem1.1, whole genome shotgun sequence genome and encodes:
- the MANEA gene encoding glycoprotein endo-alpha-1,2-mannosidase: MTRLRRRTCITLGIVILIVSSLMLALKSLRPETAAFGSPFALGLLPELQKVTALHEKNGVKLNVRSAHKTQADTLESQKPADIKMENLPAPNYNLHVFYYTWYGNPQFDGKYIHWDHKLLKHWDAKIAGNYPTGKHNPPEDIGANFYPELGPYSSRDPSALEAHMKQMQSAAIGVLSLSWYPPQMSDDSGVPSDDLVPHILDMAHKYGLKVNFHIEPYKDRDDVNLRDNIKYIVDKYGNHPAFYRYKTNSGKNVPMFYIYDSYITSPDKWANLFSASGSLSIRNTPYDGLFIALLVEEKHKFDIKSSGFDGIYTYFATNGFTYGSSHQHWPSLKEFCDSNNLIFIPSVGPGYIDTSIRPWNFKNTRNRINGKYYETALNAALLVRPSIVSITSFNEWHEGTQIEAAVPKKNPQMKYEDYLPHKPSIYLDITRKWSEKYMKEREQWLV